Proteins encoded within one genomic window of Rhododendron vialii isolate Sample 1 chromosome 1a, ASM3025357v1:
- the LOC131304292 gene encoding uncharacterized protein LOC131304292 yields the protein MREFIRKRDEANSQIKSIPDFDDAMNDDDYDLDLDDDIIESNPRSQKSSTHGSTASASIHSKPKKPRNIGPLDTYYTPELEVVVENKKVKGKQPKIDENEPYKKILKDRAHQAIARWIYDCGIPLNVVNNDSFAPIIEAIGQYGPGLPPPTYHQVRVPLLKKEVEHVNKLMEEHKKDQEQYECTLMSDGWTDRKNRTLMNLLVNSPRGTMFLKSMDASGIVKDAEMIYELLDGWMEHIGEANVVQVVTDSAAANVAARRLLEAKRPHLFWSPCAAHCLDLMLEDIFKLPNLKTTWERAIMIHGYMYTRSSLLNMMRQFTQRKELVKPAKTRFATAFLTLQRVYEQKGNLRKMFTSEKWTNSKWAKEQGGKDVEKIMLMASFWRNVLLALKFASPLVKVLRLVDGEVKPPMGYIYEAMDRAKETIANSFNQNKEMYDEVYKIIDKMWESQLHRPLHAASFYLNPEFFYKDSEACKVPKVIGGLYKCITKLIPNIATQDLICVDLMKYERAKELFDNAMAKRQRNTRAPADWWASFGHDTPELQNFAVKVLSPYL from the exons AGGGAGTTTATACGTAAAAGGGATGAAGCAAATAGTCAAATTAAGTCTATACCAGATTTTGATGATGCAATGAATGATGATGATTATGACCTGGACTTGGACGATGATATTATTGAATCCAATCCCCGTTCTCAGAAATCTTCTACTCATGGAAGCACAGCCTCTGCATCTATTCATTCTAAGCCTAAGAAACCAAGAAACATAGGGCCTCTCGACACTTACTACACTCCTGAactagaggtggtggtggaaaataAGAAAGTCAAGGGCAAACAGCCAAAAATTGATGAGAATGAACCATATAAGAAAATATTAAAAGACCGAGCTCATCAAGCTATTGCAAGGTGGATATATGATTGTGGGATACCTCTAAATGTTGTGAACAATGATAGTTTTGCGCCAATAATAGAGGCTATTGGGCAATACGGTCCGGGTTTGCCCCCACCAACTTATCATCAAGTGCGAGTTCCTCTTCTaaaaaaagaggtagaacaTGTTAACAAGTTGATGGAGGAGCACAAAAAGGACCAGGAACAATATGAGTGTACGCTAATGAGCGATGGGTGGACTGATAGGAAAAATAGAACATTGATGAATCTTTTGGTGAATTCTCCGAGAGGGACCATGTTTTTGAAATCTATGGATGCGTCTGGAATTGTAAAGGATGCAGAAAtgatatatgaattgcttgatgGGTGGATGGAGCATATTGGAGAAGCAAACGTGGTTCAAGTTGTTACGGATAGTGCCGCGGCAAATGTGGCGGCAA GGAGGTTGTTGGAGGCAAAACGACCTCACTTGTTTTGGTCTCCGTGTGCTGCCCATTGCTTGGATTTGATGTTAGAAGACATTTTTAAGTTACCAAATTTGAAGACAACTTGGGAAAGGGCAATAATGATTCATGGTTATATGTATACTCGATCCTCTTTGTTGAATATGATGAGGCAATTTACCCAGAGGAAAGAGCTCGTTAAGCCGGCAAAAACTCGATTTGCAACCGCTTTTTTGACTTTGCAAAGGGTTTATGAACAAAAGGGAAACTTAAGGAAGATGTTTACTTCAGAGAAGTGGACCAATAGCAAATGGGCAAAAGAGCAAGGAGGAAAAGATGTagaaaaaatcatgttgatggCCTCATTTTGGAGGAATGTGCTCCTTGCCCTCAAGTTCGCATCCCCACTTGTTAAGGTACTTAGATTGGTTGATGGAGAAGTCAAGCCTCCAATGGGATACATTTATGAGGCTATGGATCGGGCTAAAGAAACTATTGCAAATTCTTTCAATCAAAATAAGGAGATGTATGATGAGGTCTATAAGATAATCGACAAGATGTGGGAATCCCAATTGCATCGGCCTTTGCATGCAGCTAGTTTTTACTTAAATcctgaatttttttacaaagattCAGAGGCTTGCAAAGTTCCAAAAGTCATTGGAGGCCTATACAAATGTATCACAAAGTTGATTCCCAATATTGCTACACAAGACCTTATTTGTGTCGACTTGATGAAGTATGAGAGAGCTAAAGAACTCTTCGATAACGCAATGGCAAAGAGGCAAAGAAATACAAGGGCACCAG CTGACTGGTGGGCCTCATTTGGTCATGACACTCCCGAATTGCAAAACTTTGCCGTCAAAGTTCTTAGCCCTTACTTGTAG